One window of Nymphaea colorata isolate Beijing-Zhang1983 chromosome 1, ASM883128v2, whole genome shotgun sequence genomic DNA carries:
- the LOC116266233 gene encoding thioredoxin reductase NTRB-like, whose translation MPPVAGEGIPLVPIAVRALALRIITAMRARLLSLLHRVKPLTSSAGKMDGLQRLRTRVCIIGSGPAAHTAAIYSARAELRPIVFEGWMANGIAAGGQLTTTTDVENFPGFPQGILGYELMDRCREQSLRFGTRIITETVTRVDFSARPLCVYSDTTVVEADSVIVATGAVAKRLHFPGAEEFWNRGISACAVCDGAAPLFRNKPLAVIGGGDSAMEESNFLTKYGSKVYVIHRRDAFRASKIMQNRTLGNPKVEVVWNSVIAEAFGDADGRVLGGLKVKNVVNGETTDLKVSGLFFAIGHEPATAFLEKQLELDEDGYIVTKPGTTKTSVPGVFAAGDVQDKKYRQAITAAGTGCMAALDAEHYLQEIGEQEGKYD comes from the exons ATGCCGCCGGTTGCTGGCGAGGGCATTCCTCTAGTCCCCATCGCTGTCCGGGCGTTGGCTCTCCGCATTATAACAGCCATGCGCGCGCGGCTCCTCTCCCTCCTCCACAGAGTCAAACCCTTGACCTCCTCCGCCGGCAAGATGGATGGCCTCCAGCGCCTTCGTACCCGCGTATGCATCATCGGCAGCGGCCCAGCCGCCCACACGGCCGCGATTTATTCCGCGCGGGCGGAGCTCCGCCCTATCGTCTTCGAGGGATGGATGGCCAACGGCATCGCTGCCGGCGGCCAGCTCACCACCACTACCGACGTCGAGAACTTCCCAGGCTTCCCGCAGGGCATCCTCGGCTACGAGCTAATGGACCGCTGTCGCGAGCAGAGCCTCCGCTTCGGTACCCGAATCATCACCGAGACGGTCACCCGGGTCGATTTCTCCGCCCGCCCTTTGTGCGTCTATTCCGATACGACGGTCGTCGAAGCGGACTCCGTCATCGTCGCCACCGGCGCGGTCGCCAAACGCCTCCACTTCCCCGGCGCCGAGGAGTTCTGGAACCGCGGCATCTCGGCGTGCGCCGTCTGCGACGGCGCCGCGCCCCTTTTCAGGAACAAGCCTCTGGCAGTCATCGGAGGCGGCGACTCCGCCATGGAGGAATCCAACTTCCTGACGAAGTACGGATCCAAGGTTTACGTCATCCACCGAAGGGACGCCTTCAGGGCGTCGAAGATCATGCAGAACCGGACCCTCGGAAACCCTAAGGTGGAGGTTGTCTGGAACTCGGTTATCGCCGAGGCCTTTGGCGACGCCGACGGCAGAGTCTTGGGTGGATTGAAGGTAAAAAATGTGGTGAATGGCGAAACCACAGACCTGAAGGTGTCCGGATTGTTCTTTGCAATCGGGCACGAGCCGGCGACAGCATTCTTGGAGAAACAGCTGGAGCTCGATGAAGATGGCTACATCGTAACGAAGCCAGGCACGACGAAGACGAGCGTCCCGGGAGTGTTTGCGGCCGGTGACGTGCAGGATAAGAAGTATAGGCAGGCCATCACGGCTGCAGGCACAG GTTGCATGGCTGCTTTGGATGCTGAACACTACTTGCAGGAGATAGGAGAACAAGAGGGTAAGTATGATTGA